In a single window of the Helicobacter felis ATCC 49179 genome:
- a CDS encoding adenine-specific methyltransferase EcoRI family protein, with translation MREYLYIVQSSLEPSKCKMGITNDLKRRLKEYNSITGQSQENTYSYLFTCEVANMRAVEQDIKNTFAHLREVQTREIYFYNPSLLEMYLSYIKAHPLFLAQVSLKSPKKTPQIKPKNVASLKDQGMEWADLLNKAKRVKNDEFYTRYEDIEKEIAHYPLKVWQDKVVFCNCDDAIGENRDYSDSSAFALYFLKHFFRLKLKKLICTHYGSKQDLFNAGSRGYIFTKEGAHEMKHTPPNYTGGFEEKESLRILNEEADIVCTNPPFSRAIEYWSLLVKSKKKFLILSNIANCITTAYIPYFAKRKVRPGFNEVHWFLNPKRQLVRAAGAWYTNLPIKNRPNISRLKFLPLEQIPQKYKRFDDAGVLLVDYSHIPTDYDLPFAVSATPILNGVLECGYKVAEHSKYNPHIEGKEKFARILICRA, from the coding sequence ATGAGAGAATACCTCTACATTGTCCAATCCAGCCTAGAGCCTAGCAAGTGCAAAATGGGGATCACCAATGACCTAAAAAGACGACTCAAAGAATACAACAGCATTACGGGGCAATCCCAAGAAAACACCTACAGCTATCTTTTTACTTGCGAAGTGGCCAATATGCGCGCCGTAGAGCAAGACATTAAAAATACTTTTGCGCATTTAAGAGAAGTGCAAACCCGCGAAATCTATTTTTATAACCCTAGCCTTCTTGAGATGTATCTGAGCTATATTAAAGCCCACCCCTTATTTTTAGCCCAAGTGAGTCTCAAGTCCCCTAAAAAAACGCCACAAATTAAGCCTAAAAATGTGGCTAGCCTCAAAGATCAGGGCATGGAGTGGGCTGATTTATTAAACAAAGCCAAGAGGGTTAAAAATGACGAGTTTTACACAAGATACGAGGACATCGAAAAGGAGATTGCCCACTACCCCTTAAAAGTGTGGCAAGATAAAGTCGTGTTTTGCAACTGCGATGATGCCATTGGGGAAAATAGGGACTATAGCGACTCTTCTGCCTTTGCGCTCTACTTTTTAAAGCACTTCTTTAGATTAAAGCTTAAAAAGCTTATCTGCACCCACTATGGAAGCAAACAAGATTTATTTAATGCCGGCTCAAGAGGCTATATTTTTACTAAAGAGGGGGCGCACGAGATGAAGCACACCCCGCCCAATTATACAGGGGGCTTTGAAGAAAAGGAGTCCTTAAGGATTTTGAATGAAGAAGCTGATATTGTGTGCACCAATCCGCCCTTTTCGCGCGCGATCGAGTATTGGAGCTTGCTCGTCAAAAGCAAAAAGAAGTTTTTGATTTTGTCTAACATCGCTAATTGCATCACCACAGCTTACATCCCCTATTTTGCGAAAAGGAAAGTGCGTCCCGGGTTTAATGAAGTGCATTGGTTTTTAAACCCCAAACGCCAATTAGTGCGCGCCGCTGGGGCGTGGTACACGAATTTACCCATCAAAAACCGCCCCAATATCTCTAGGCTCAAATTTCTGCCCCTAGAGCAAATCCCCCAAAAATATAAAAGATTTGACGATGCCGGAGTTTTGCTGGTCGATTACAGCCATATCCCCACAGATTACGACCTGCCCTTTGCGGTGTCTGCCACCCCTATTTTAAACGGCGTGTTGGAATGTGGCTACAAGGTCGCCGAACACTCAAAATATAACCCCCACATTGAGGGCAAGGAAAAATTTGCAAGGATTTTGATCTGCAGGGCGTGA
- the mrdA gene encoding penicillin-binding protein 2, whose translation MQGFKMRFVMGLLGLVWAVLIFKIFILTIKTNDYFEQLALRNMTKKEILVPTRGIIMDRNHELLAINQLGFSIALAPGLKSSVVEDKLEILERYFPDLDKDDALDNYQKQNSRYNHNAIPILDFVSYPAMQTLYAKLLQIPEISINAANKRHYPNNALASHVIGYLGAADTKDIAANPTSQYTHTIGKTGLEKEYNDLLQGELGYKIVSVNALNQELEVLESKEPKTNNNLVLSLDKRLQLKADTLFADKRGAIIVMDVRNGEILVAGSYPEYNLNHFIGGISVSEWKNLQDDPGNPLLNRLINGLYPPGSVVKMGTGLSFLENLPMNENTFISTPGYIEVGKRKFRDWKAGGHGESNLYKAIKESVDVYFYKYALDLPIEKLAKTFGQMGFGKKSGVDLPNEFVGILPDPSWKMKRFGTTWSVGDTLITSIGQGSFLTTPLQVANYTALLASGKLPTPHFYLEGDFKPKDVLDSFQKSKLPALRKGMYEACSQQGGTAYKSTRGVKVSLACKTGTAQVVAIDQNTMTRIKESQMEYSQRSHAWITAFLPYEKPQYAITILVEHGQGGSKNGPLLKEMANALVDLGYVQP comes from the coding sequence ATGCAAGGGTTTAAGATGCGTTTCGTGATGGGCCTGCTAGGTTTAGTGTGGGCGGTGCTCATCTTCAAAATTTTCATCCTCACCATTAAAACTAATGACTATTTTGAGCAGCTTGCTCTGCGCAACATGACTAAAAAAGAAATTTTAGTGCCTACGCGCGGAATTATCATGGATCGCAACCATGAATTGTTGGCGATTAATCAACTGGGTTTTAGTATTGCGCTTGCTCCGGGGCTAAAAAGCAGTGTAGTAGAAGACAAATTAGAGATTTTAGAGCGTTATTTTCCTGATCTTGATAAAGACGATGCGCTGGATAATTACCAAAAACAAAATTCGCGCTATAACCATAACGCCATTCCTATTTTAGATTTTGTGTCCTACCCTGCGATGCAAACCCTTTATGCTAAACTCTTGCAAATTCCAGAGATTAGCATCAATGCGGCCAACAAACGCCACTACCCCAACAACGCCCTAGCTTCGCATGTCATCGGCTACTTGGGAGCGGCTGATACTAAGGACATTGCTGCTAACCCTACTAGTCAATACACCCACACCATCGGTAAAACGGGGTTAGAAAAAGAATACAACGACCTTTTGCAGGGCGAACTGGGCTACAAGATCGTGAGCGTGAATGCGCTCAATCAAGAGCTTGAAGTCCTTGAGAGTAAAGAGCCCAAAACCAATAATAACCTTGTATTAAGTTTAGATAAACGCCTCCAACTCAAAGCAGACACTCTTTTTGCAGACAAGAGAGGGGCGATCATTGTGATGGATGTGCGCAATGGGGAAATTTTAGTCGCAGGGAGTTATCCTGAATACAATCTCAACCATTTTATCGGGGGGATCAGTGTTTCAGAATGGAAGAATCTTCAAGACGATCCGGGCAATCCTCTATTGAATCGCCTCATTAATGGACTCTACCCGCCCGGCTCTGTCGTGAAGATGGGCACGGGTTTAAGTTTTTTAGAAAACTTGCCCATGAATGAAAATACCTTTATTTCTACTCCGGGTTATATTGAAGTGGGCAAGCGCAAGTTTCGCGATTGGAAAGCTGGCGGGCATGGAGAAAGCAATTTATACAAAGCTATCAAAGAATCTGTAGATGTCTATTTTTACAAATACGCCCTTGATTTGCCCATTGAAAAGCTAGCTAAAACCTTTGGACAAATGGGTTTTGGGAAAAAAAGCGGGGTGGATTTACCCAATGAATTTGTAGGTATCTTGCCCGATCCAAGCTGGAAGATGAAACGCTTTGGGACGACTTGGAGTGTGGGCGACACCCTCATCACATCTATTGGGCAGGGCTCATTTCTCACAACCCCCCTGCAGGTTGCTAACTATACGGCATTATTAGCCTCAGGCAAACTTCCCACTCCTCATTTTTATTTGGAGGGGGATTTTAAGCCCAAAGATGTTTTAGATTCTTTTCAAAAATCTAAATTGCCCGCGTTGCGCAAGGGCATGTACGAAGCGTGTAGCCAGCAGGGGGGCACGGCTTATAAGAGCACGCGGGGGGTCAAAGTGAGTTTGGCATGCAAAACGGGCACGGCGCAAGTGGTCGCTATCGATCAAAACACCATGACGCGCATTAAAGAGAGCCAGATGGAATATTCCCAACGCTCGCACGCGTGGATCACCGCCTTTTTGCCCTATGAAAAGCCCCAATATGCTATCACAATTTTAGTGGAACACGGACAAGGGGGGAGCAAAAACGGCCCCCTGCTCAAAGAAATGGCCAACGCGTTGGTGGATTTGGGGTATGTTCAACCTTAA
- the yihA gene encoding ribosome biogenesis GTP-binding protein YihA/YsxC — MKPIKIIESNFLRSAYNLAQCPPACMPEVVFVGRSNVGKSTLINTILERKLAKSSATPGKTQAANFFCTRWQIPPAKILDFICIDLPGFGYAKVSKEIKGQWAVFLSDLLIQRSSIKLILHLIDARHPHLPLDVEVRGFLESVLRPDQTLKRVYTKFDKLSKNAQHTLYQQQNTPLISAQGALNPKFDSLGVQKTILEALFDTRI; from the coding sequence ATGAAGCCCATTAAAATCATAGAGAGTAATTTTTTAAGATCGGCCTATAATTTGGCGCAATGCCCCCCAGCATGTATGCCAGAAGTGGTGTTTGTAGGGCGCAGCAATGTAGGCAAGAGCACTTTGATCAACACTATTTTAGAGCGCAAGCTAGCCAAGAGTTCGGCCACACCTGGAAAAACCCAAGCGGCGAATTTCTTTTGCACGCGTTGGCAAATTCCCCCTGCTAAAATCTTAGATTTTATCTGCATTGATTTGCCCGGCTTTGGATATGCTAAGGTGTCCAAAGAGATCAAGGGGCAATGGGCGGTATTTTTAAGCGACCTGTTGATTCAACGCAGTTCGATTAAACTCATCCTCCATCTCATTGATGCCAGACATCCTCATTTGCCTTTAGATGTAGAAGTGCGCGGCTTCTTAGAGAGCGTTTTACGCCCCGATCAAACCCTCAAACGCGTGTATACAAAATTTGACAAACTCTCTAAAAACGCCCAACATACTCTCTATCAACAGCAAAACACGCCTTTAATCAGCGCACAGGGCGCGTTAAACCCTAAATTTGACTCTCTTGGTGTACAAAAAACCATCCTAGAGGCCTTGTTTGACACGCGAATCTAA
- the lptA gene encoding lipopolysaccharide transport periplasmic protein LptA codes for MAGLLWSAPLKETLEVSADKFTANEKKRITIIEGNVHIKKMQDTLTANKVIIYTNAKRKPIKYEAIGAVKFHIVTQDGRQVNGHSDRLIYDAIKQEYRLLQNAVVNEVGKINSIKGEEIILSKERGYADVFGGKNKPAKFVFDMDDIQQEKQKEKQKAQKTPHSKKTHEAH; via the coding sequence ATGGCGGGGTTGCTTTGGAGCGCGCCTCTTAAAGAAACTTTAGAAGTGAGCGCGGATAAATTCACCGCTAATGAAAAAAAACGCATCACCATTATTGAGGGGAATGTGCACATTAAAAAGATGCAGGACACACTCACGGCCAATAAAGTGATCATTTATACCAATGCCAAACGCAAACCCATTAAATACGAGGCCATTGGCGCGGTGAAGTTTCACATTGTAACCCAAGATGGCCGTCAAGTGAATGGGCATTCAGACCGCCTGATTTACGATGCGATCAAGCAGGAATACCGCCTATTGCAAAATGCTGTGGTGAATGAAGTGGGTAAAATCAATTCGATCAAGGGCGAAGAGATCATTTTGAGTAAGGAACGCGGGTATGCAGATGTCTTTGGGGGCAAAAACAAGCCGGCCAAATTTGTTTTTGACATGGACGATATCCAACAAGAGAAACAAAAAGAAAAGCAAAAAGCACAAAAAACCCCCCATAGCAAAAAAACCCATGAAGCCCATTAA
- a CDS encoding septal ring lytic transglycosylase RlpA family protein, with product MSVQVSKSLWLASFGALGLFLGCAQETANGNSHSLFSKQESLRAYKDALDYDGSSPPPKRSFWHKHNHKSSKAQKMPEQPEQEEEGVQEGSTAQVSTSSLTAGMINSEAMQRATMRPYRVGSKMYYPTKVDIGQTFDGYASWYGPNFHAKRTSNGETYNMYAHTAANKTLPMNTIVKVTNKDNNKSTIVRINDRGPFVANRIIDLSNAAAHDIDMVGKGVAPVKLEVIGFGGVISKQYQKTLEKAPQATTLKKEFKVGETQESVSGGNFSLQVGAFRSQEGAQKAEESLKATLKKPYYTQIASGSKDNQPIYRVFIKGFQSEAEASDFAKNMGKPSILVRE from the coding sequence ATGAGTGTTCAGGTGTCTAAAAGTCTATGGCTAGCAAGTTTTGGGGCGTTAGGATTGTTTTTAGGGTGCGCTCAAGAGACCGCAAATGGTAACTCTCACTCTCTTTTTTCCAAACAAGAGAGTTTGCGCGCCTATAAGGATGCGCTAGATTATGATGGCTCCTCGCCCCCTCCCAAAAGGTCATTCTGGCACAAACACAACCATAAGTCCTCAAAAGCTCAGAAGATGCCCGAACAACCCGAACAGGAGGAAGAAGGAGTGCAAGAGGGGAGTACAGCCCAAGTGTCTACATCAAGTTTAACTGCAGGCATGATCAATTCGGAAGCGATGCAAAGAGCCACCATGCGCCCTTATCGTGTGGGGAGCAAAATGTATTACCCCACTAAGGTTGATATTGGCCAAACTTTCGATGGCTATGCAAGTTGGTATGGGCCTAATTTCCACGCTAAACGCACCAGCAATGGGGAAACTTATAATATGTACGCCCACACCGCAGCTAATAAAACTCTGCCCATGAACACCATTGTCAAGGTTACCAATAAGGATAACAATAAAAGCACCATTGTGCGCATTAACGATCGTGGTCCCTTTGTGGCTAACCGCATTATCGATCTGTCCAATGCTGCTGCCCATGACATCGATATGGTGGGTAAGGGAGTCGCGCCTGTTAAATTAGAAGTGATAGGTTTTGGTGGGGTGATTTCCAAGCAATACCAAAAGACTTTAGAAAAAGCCCCCCAAGCCACCACTCTTAAAAAAGAATTTAAAGTTGGTGAAACTCAAGAGAGTGTGAGTGGGGGAAATTTTTCTTTACAAGTGGGTGCTTTTAGAAGCCAAGAAGGCGCACAAAAGGCTGAAGAAAGTCTCAAAGCAACCCTCAAAAAGCCCTACTACACCCAGATTGCATCTGGTAGCAAAGATAATCAACCTATCTACCGCGTTTTTATCAAGGGTTTTCAAAGCGAGGCAGAAGCGAGTGATTTTGCCAAAAACATGGGCAAGCCTAGTATCTTGGTGCGCGAATAA
- a CDS encoding lytic transglycosylase domain-containing protein produces MRRMFAIATLLAWQGFAHAQPINTALNLKPLNGFGVDARFLASVDNSQTLQNVQEAWDHFVKHYDSNGVFIPTIKSMLIQADIPVEFLFLAMAESNFSTKAYSVKKAVGIWQLMPETARMLGLEVSTFVDERRDPIKSTQAAIKYLRILYKQTKQWYLVAMAYNYGPRRVLEAIQQAGSDDINVLLDDEKKFIPRETRGYIRSILSFAIAFNNLDTLRHKEYLLNRGARTSLVALKMHGGTLLSHIAQSARLSLAEFKSYNEQFHYNFLPPNKAYMIYIPYEKLAYFKQHYVPSYPLSALVTHRVRPRETLSSIARKFHTSVALIKNTNHLKSARLSRNQHLVIPILRKDHKDFKRVAFK; encoded by the coding sequence ATGAGACGCATGTTTGCAATCGCCACTTTGTTGGCATGGCAGGGTTTTGCCCACGCCCAACCTATTAATACCGCCCTCAATCTCAAACCCCTCAATGGCTTTGGGGTGGATGCGCGTTTTTTAGCCAGTGTGGATAACTCCCAAACCCTACAAAATGTGCAGGAGGCTTGGGATCACTTCGTAAAACACTATGATAGCAATGGAGTTTTTATCCCCACCATTAAAAGCATGCTCATTCAGGCAGACATTCCTGTAGAGTTTCTATTTCTAGCGATGGCTGAGTCAAATTTCTCCACAAAAGCCTATAGTGTCAAAAAAGCCGTAGGCATTTGGCAACTCATGCCTGAGACAGCTAGAATGCTAGGTTTAGAGGTCAGCACTTTCGTGGATGAGAGGCGTGATCCCATCAAGAGCACTCAGGCTGCGATCAAATATTTGCGCATCCTCTATAAACAAACCAAACAATGGTATTTGGTCGCTATGGCCTATAATTACGGCCCTAGAAGGGTGCTAGAAGCTATCCAACAAGCTGGGAGCGATGATATTAATGTTTTATTAGATGATGAAAAGAAATTCATTCCTAGAGAAACGCGTGGTTATATCCGCTCAATCTTGAGTTTTGCTATCGCCTTTAATAATTTAGACACATTGCGGCACAAAGAATATCTTTTGAATCGAGGGGCGCGCACCAGTCTTGTCGCCTTAAAAATGCATGGAGGCACTTTGCTCTCTCATATCGCCCAAAGCGCGCGCCTCTCTTTGGCCGAGTTTAAATCTTATAATGAGCAATTTCATTATAATTTTCTGCCCCCCAATAAAGCCTACATGATCTATATTCCTTATGAAAAGCTCGCTTATTTTAAACAGCACTATGTGCCTTCCTACCCCTTAAGTGCGCTGGTAACGCACCGCGTGCGTCCTAGAGAAACCCTAAGTTCCATCGCGCGCAAGTTTCATACCAGTGTGGCCCTCATTAAAAACACTAATCATCTTAAAAGCGCGCGTTTGAGTCGCAACCAACATTTAGTCATTCCGATTTTGCGCAAAGATCACAAAGATTTTAAAAGAGTTGCTTTCAAATGA
- a CDS encoding TatD family hydrolase — protein MLEWIDTHCHLDHHLYNADIEQVIREARETGMLQAIIPGADPKDLPRALDLCASYQELYFAVGAHPLDCQHFDLAELKHYIQHPQCVAVGECGLDYHRLDSNDEDTKTHQKEVFKAQIELALEYQKPLIVHIREASQDAYHILKAYPHLRGVLHCFNGDAILLGLSENFYYGIGGVATFKNAKSLQNILPQIPLDRLLLETDAPYLTPHPFRGTRNEPKYIPLVLQKLSEILKISPTDLAHTTNTNATTLFSLMPHAKVS, from the coding sequence ATGTTGGAGTGGATAGACACGCATTGTCATTTGGATCATCATCTTTATAATGCAGATATAGAGCAAGTCATCAGAGAGGCTAGAGAAACAGGAATGCTCCAAGCCATCATCCCCGGAGCTGACCCTAAAGATTTACCTAGGGCGCTGGATTTGTGCGCTTCTTATCAGGAGCTTTATTTTGCTGTGGGGGCGCATCCCCTAGATTGCCAACACTTTGATCTTGCAGAGTTAAAGCACTATATCCAACACCCCCAGTGCGTGGCGGTGGGCGAATGCGGTTTAGACTACCACCGCCTAGATTCTAATGACGAGGACACAAAAACCCATCAAAAAGAGGTTTTTAAAGCGCAGATAGAACTTGCCCTAGAGTATCAAAAGCCCTTGATTGTGCATATTCGAGAGGCCAGTCAAGATGCTTATCATATTCTCAAAGCCTACCCACATTTGCGTGGGGTGTTGCATTGTTTTAATGGGGATGCGATCTTGTTAGGACTTTCTGAAAATTTTTACTACGGCATTGGAGGTGTAGCCACCTTTAAAAATGCCAAGTCTCTTCAAAATATTCTGCCTCAAATTCCCCTAGATCGCCTGCTCTTAGAGACCGATGCCCCCTATCTCACTCCCCACCCTTTCAGAGGCACACGCAACGAACCCAAATACATCCCTCTAGTGCTTCAAAAACTCTCTGAAATTTTAAAAATAAGCCCTACAGATTTGGCACACACGACCAATACCAATGCAACGACACTTTTTAGTCTAATGCCTCATGCTAAGGTCTCTTAA
- the ribE gene encoding riboflavin synthase: protein MFSGVIHQIAPIKAFDHNVLEILSDYRPKLGDSIAVNGACLTVIRLFKGGFALELSAHTQKSIALENYVPGARVHIEPALRASDRLDGHFVQGHIDGIGVIMDIKPLANQVCVQIQAPRDFLQLCIPHGSVALDGVSLTLSQVHTNGFNLTIIPYTFENTLFAIYEKGRRVNLESDLLVRSVAHLLKAPRSRLSWQDIDRIAMSY, encoded by the coding sequence ATGTTTAGCGGAGTTATCCATCAAATTGCCCCCATTAAAGCCTTTGATCACAATGTGTTAGAAATCCTAAGCGACTATCGCCCCAAACTAGGCGATAGCATCGCGGTCAATGGAGCATGTTTAACCGTGATTAGGCTTTTTAAGGGGGGGTTTGCCCTAGAATTGAGCGCGCACACTCAAAAGTCGATTGCCTTAGAGAATTATGTTCCCGGGGCGCGCGTACATATAGAACCCGCCTTGAGAGCGAGCGATCGTCTCGATGGGCATTTCGTGCAGGGGCATATTGATGGGATTGGAGTCATCATGGATATTAAGCCTTTGGCTAATCAAGTGTGTGTGCAAATCCAAGCCCCTAGGGATTTTCTCCAACTTTGTATTCCTCATGGCTCAGTAGCGCTCGATGGGGTGAGTCTGACTCTAAGTCAAGTGCATACAAATGGTTTTAATCTAACGATTATCCCTTATACCTTTGAGAATACCCTCTTTGCTATCTATGAAAAAGGGCGGCGAGTCAATTTAGAAAGCGATCTGCTAGTGCGCTCTGTAGCCCATCTGCTCAAAGCCCCTCGCTCTAGATTGAGCTGGCAGGATATTGATCGTATCGCGATGAGTTACTAA
- a CDS encoding EscU/YscU/HrcU family type III secretion system export apparatus switch protein — MALPKAVALAYNVGQDSAPKVVASGVGVVARAIVDKAKAFDVPLFCNEALVESLLDVRLDTPIPPELYASVVEVFIWLQNAESGAQMS; from the coding sequence ATGGCATTGCCCAAAGCCGTAGCCCTCGCCTACAATGTTGGACAAGACAGCGCGCCCAAAGTAGTGGCTAGTGGGGTGGGGGTGGTCGCGCGCGCGATCGTAGATAAGGCTAAAGCCTTTGATGTGCCTCTTTTTTGCAATGAGGCCTTGGTGGAGTCGCTCTTAGATGTGCGCCTAGACACGCCCATTCCTCCCGAACTCTATGCGAGCGTGGTGGAGGTCTTTATTTGGTTGCAGAATGCAGAGAGTGGAGCGCAGATGAGTTAA
- a CDS encoding glycosyl transferase family 90: protein MWVCRPPHLSPFNKPKTSIATHLEYKFILSLEGYDVASNLKWILSSNSIALMPPPKFESFFLESQLLPNVHYIPIKDDYSDVEAQLEFFSARPKDCLDIISNANAYVRAFSSPLEEWVAFLVLRKYFYKTGQIDISPLETSLFA, encoded by the coding sequence ATGTGGGTGTGCAGACCCCCCCATTTAAGCCCTTTCAACAAGCCAAAAACCAGTATTGCTACACACCTAGAATACAAATTCATTCTATCCTTAGAAGGCTATGATGTAGCGAGCAATCTCAAATGGATTTTAAGTTCTAACTCCATCGCCCTGATGCCTCCACCAAAATTTGAGAGTTTCTTTTTAGAGAGCCAATTACTCCCCAATGTGCACTATATTCCTATTAAAGATGATTATAGTGATGTGGAGGCACAATTAGAGTTTTTTAGCGCGCGCCCTAAGGATTGTTTAGACATCATTTCCAATGCAAACGCTTATGTGCGCGCCTTTAGCTCACCCTTAGAAGAGTGGGTGGCTTTTTTGGTCCTGCGTAAATACTTCTACAAAACAGGTCAAATTGACATCTCCCCTCTTGAGACCTCCCTTTTTGCTTAA